One genomic segment of Procambarus clarkii isolate CNS0578487 chromosome 34, FALCON_Pclarkii_2.0, whole genome shotgun sequence includes these proteins:
- the LOC138370910 gene encoding uncharacterized protein, whose product MVHISKAFLTVDLQEEDRNITKFLLVKDPNDPHSETVTYRFASVLFGATSPFLLQATLDTHLKKSHSPYKTEIGNNLFVDNFQGTTNDKSKLIEIYNETNCKLLGANRPLQLWASNNKQLNPLTETEYPDYKILQRLKILDVEWDTTSDELNIKSVEANNTCSTMRKLLFLVSKPFDPLGLISPILIKGKLLMPEC is encoded by the coding sequence ATGGTCCATATAAGCAAGGCATTCCTTACAGTAGATCTTCAAGAGGAAGACCGAAATATCACAAAATTCCTCTTGGttaaggatcctaatgatccacATAGTGAAACTGTCACATACAGATTTGCCTCGGTCTTGTTTGGAGCTACTTCTCCGTTTCTGCTTCAGGCAACATTGgatacacatttgaagaagtccCATAGCCCTTACAAGACTGAAATTGGTAATAATCTGTTTGTGGATAATTTCCAGGGGACCACCAATGACAAATCTAAACTGATTGAAATATACAATGAGACTAATTGcaaactgttaggagccaataggCCTCTCCAGTTGTGGGCCTCCAATAATAAACAATTGAATCCGTTAACAGAGACTGAATACCCAGACTACAAAATACTTCAAAGACTAAAGATACTTGATGTGGAATGGGACACTACCTCTGATGAGTTAAACATAAAATCAGTggaagcaaacaacacttgttcaaccatgaggaaattattgtttctAGTCAGCAAACCATTTGACCCATTGGGTCTGATAAGCCCCATCTTAATTaagggcaaactcctcatgcCGGAGTGCTGA